In Aegilops tauschii subsp. strangulata cultivar AL8/78 chromosome 3, Aet v6.0, whole genome shotgun sequence, one genomic interval encodes:
- the LOC109760512 gene encoding WUSCHEL-related homeobox 9: MEALSGRVGVKCGRWNPTAEQVKVLTELFRAGLRTPSTEQIQRISTHLSAFGKVESKNVFYWFQNHKARERHHHKKRRRVASCSPDSSSNDEETGRAAAAEPADLVLQPPESKREARGYNHHPRIMTCYVREVAEQEEATTWERPTREVETLELFPLKAACYDLELEADRFSRYVRSGEQQCREISFFDVATGRDPPLELRLCSFDRYLV; the protein is encoded by the exons ATGGAGGCGCTGAGCGGGCGGGTGGGAGTGAAGTGCGGGCGGTGGAACCCGACGGCGGAGCAGGTGAAGGTGCTGACGGAGCTGTTCCGGGCGGGGCTGCGGACGCCGAGCACCGAGCAGATCCAGCGGATCTCCACCCACCTCAGCGCCTTCGGCAAGGTGGAGAGCAAGAACGTCTTCTACTGGTTCCAGAACCACAAGGCCCGCGAGCGCCACCACCACAAGAAGCGCCGCCGCGTCGCATCCTGCTCCCCCGACAGCAGCAGCAACGATGAAGAGACCggccgtgccgccgccgccgagcccgcCGACCTCGTGCTCCAGCCTCCCGAGAGCAAGCGGGAGGCCAGAGGCTACAACCACCACCCCCGGATCATGACAT GCTATGTGAGGGAGGTGGCGGAGCAGGAAGAGGCGACGACGTGGGAGCGGCCGACGAGGGAGGTGGAGACGCTGGAGCTGTTCCCGCTCAAAGCAGCCTGCTACGACCTGGAGCTGGAGGCGGACAGGTTCAGCCGGTATGTGAGGAGCGGCGAGCAGCAGTGCAGGGAGATCTCCTTCTTCGACGTGGCCACCGGACGGGATCCGCCGCTGGAGCTCAGGCTCTGCAGCTTCGATCGGTATCTGGTCTAG